From the genome of Triticum aestivum cultivar Chinese Spring chromosome 3B, IWGSC CS RefSeq v2.1, whole genome shotgun sequence, one region includes:
- the LOC123067869 gene encoding chitinase CLP, with protein MARLLLLVLATSLVALASCQRLPVLAPVTKDPATSLYTIPFHQGASLVLDIAGPLVWSTCQRGDLPTDIPCSSPTCLLANAYPAPGCPASSCGSDRHHKPCKAYPYNPVTGACAAGSLARTTLVASTTNGNYPVSEVNVRVLAACAPRKLLASLPRGSTGVAGLGGSGLALPAQVASTQKVDNKFLLCLPSGGPGVAIFGGGPLPWPQLTRSMPYTPLVTKGGSPAHYISVKAIQVEDTRVSVSERALVMLSTRLPYAMLRRDVYRPLVDAFTKALAAQPANGAPVARAVKPVAPFELCYDTKSLGNNPGGYWVPNVGLALDGGSDWWMTGKNFMVDVKPGTACVGFVEMKGVDAGAGRAPAVILGGAQLEELVLDFDMEKKRLGFLRLPHYMDCSRFNFTRSA; from the coding sequence ATGGCACGACTGCTCCTCCTCGTCCTGGCCACCTCACTCGTTGCGCTGGCGTCGTGCCAACGTCTTCCGGTGCTCGCACCGGTCACCAAGGACCCCGCCACCTCCCTCTACACAATCCCCTTCCACCAGGGCGCCAGCCTCGTCCTTGACATCGCCGGCCCGCTCGTTTGGTCCACGTGCCAGCGCGGCGATCTGCCGACAGACATCCCGTGCAGTAGCCCCACCTGCCTCCTTGCCAACGCCTACCCGGCCCCGGGCTGCCCCGCGTCCAGCTGCGGCAGCGACAGGCACCACAAGCCGTGCAAGGCGTACCCATACAACCCGGTCACCGGCGCCTGCGCCGCCGGGAGCCTCGCCCGCACGACGCTCGTAGCCAGCACCACCAACGGGAATTACCCGGTGAGCGAGGTGAACGTCCGGGTCCTGGCGGCGTGCGCGCCGAGGAAGCTCCTGGCGTCGCTGCCCCGGGGCTCCACTGGCGTGGCCGGGCTCGGGGGCTCCGGCCTGGCGCTGCCGGCTCAGGTGGCGTCCACCCAGAAGGTCGACAACAAGTTCCTCCTCTGCCTCCCCAGCGGCGGCCCTGGCGTGGCCATCTTCGGCGGCGGCCCGCTCCCGTGGCCGCAATTGACGCGATCGATGCCGTACACGCCGCTCGTCACCAAGGGCGGCAGCCCCGCGCACTACATCTCCGTCAAGGCCATCCAAGTGGAGGACACCCGCGTCTCCGTCTCAGAGCGCGCGCTCGTGATGCTCAGCACGAGGCTGCCCTACGCCATGCTCCGCCGGGACGTGTACCGCCCATTGGTGGACGCGTTCACCAAGGCCCTAGCGGCGCAGCCTGCCAACGGAGCGCCCGTGGCGCGCGCCGTGAAGCCTGTGGCGCCGTTCGAGCTGTGCTACGACACGAAGTCGCTGGGCAACAACCCCGGCGGGTACTGGGTGCCGAACGTCGGGCTGGCGCTCGACGGCGGGAGTGACTGGTGGATGACTGGGAAAAACTTCATGGTGGACGTCAAGCCGGGGACGGCGTGCGTTGGGTTCGTGGAGATGAAGGGGGTGGATGCCGGCGCCGGCAGGGCGCCGGCGGTGATACTCGGAGGAGCCCAGTTGGAGGAACTCGTGCTCGACTTCGACATGGAGAAGAAGCGGCTCGGGTTTCTCAGGCTGCCACACTATATGGATTGCAGCAGATTCAATTTCACTCGAAGCGCTTAG